A section of the Festucalex cinctus isolate MCC-2025b chromosome 7, RoL_Fcin_1.0, whole genome shotgun sequence genome encodes:
- the arid1aa gene encoding AT-rich interactive domain-containing protein 1A isoform X6, whose protein sequence is MAAQVASAATLNTSPPSELKKPDREPKEDTVPGEKQSEKKQPGLEGESPGRGDLQDGADAGNAGGGGEPEMKNGNGNPPRANNNNQNDTVGPEGNNHPGMVHHHNPAFPPPSYGYSQHYGRAPFHQHGGQQSPGMAAAAGPAVQSGNIMDPYQPNSHDFSNHQFNNYSPFPNRTPYPGQAYAMNSPRSSQAPTAGGQPAKQQTPSGGPTAMAGSYNNQRYNIGNPQPTSTPTLNKLLTSPSSTRAYSSYPSSDYTSQEGASKGAADMGASGQYGGSNPAWQQRSHHPSPMSPGSAGQQLARSQPPGSMDPMAKMRGQPYGASSPYSQQSQQGPPTGQQGPGYPGQGYGPPGPQRYPVGMQGRTPGGMGGMPYAPQMGSYVQQGPGGYASQGQGPYYGQPGQGPHPSQHQTPYSQPQPGQPGGQAPYPGQPHQPPPSAPHTQGGSPYQQPHIPPQSQVPPQGPAQSQPPYSQTSAPPAGQSPYQQQGQGGQAPQQPSSQAPPGSQGQTNYPASAQPPQQPPSQQQQQSQTPQHSQGQSGAYPQNPQQQQAHQSPYQRFPPAQQQELPQDSFQSSAPPSSQQKGAPEDSQGRPSSLPDLSGSIDDLPTGTDGALSPGVSTPGVSSSQGEQSNPAQSPFSPHTSPHVPGIRGPSPSPAGSPASASTPRAGPLSPANMPGNQMPPRPSSVQSDGSLHPAMSQSPLAPDRGFVQRNPQMPPYGSPQSASALSPRQSSGGQMHPGMGPYQQNNSMSGYGQQGGQYGPQGYPRQPGYGNMPNANYPGTGMGPMSGQGGGQSYTGMPPGRMPPNQMGARPYGPGMGPNMGPNMGNMPSQVSSAMCPPPGMNRKPQDPAAMQHPASNSLHNRMSGYPNMPPGMMGSGPPYGPPMNNMPGMMNTQGGSPYPMGPNMANNSSGMAPSPEMNNKMNNKVDGSGTPKPESKSKKSNSSTTTNEAITRLYELGPEPERKMWVDRYLSFIEEKAMGMTNLPAVGRKPLDLFRLYISVKEIGGMAQVNKNKKWRDLATSLNVGTSSSAASSLKKQYIQCLYAFECKIERGEDPPPEIFTDNKKNQTAKVQPPSPAGSGSLQGPQTPQSTSSSMAEGGDLKPPTPASTPHSQMPPLPPGSRSSVNVQDPFSEGSDPAYPRKNLTPNSAYQSGMSTPDMQGRMGPYEPNKDPFSNMRKVGEQFLPANQGPNSGVGDQQQTPPQQQQQQQPQQPPFNRGPPGAMGTMPMGPRQQYPYGPGYDRRSEPGMGPEGNMGSGAPQPNSMMPANADTGMYSPNRFPPQQPRHDSYGNQYPGQGTPPTGSYPNQQSGMYPHQQQGYKRPVEGGYPPSKRHESEYSGPFPGGQPPPQQQQQGGVPAPSSGQQEPYNQYSGSGPYPGSDRRPPGPGNQFPFPFGRERMQGATGPNSQPAMPPQMMQSGPEGPQGGIWQGPRDMNYQNYHGRQGGPGGPPQGPGYPGMNRSEEMMSSEQRMNHDGQWGGQMGPRQPPYGPAGPGQPMPRSVQSNYQPPQGVQNHIPQVSSPASMPRPMESRTSPSKSPYMHGVMKMQKAGPPVPASHIVPSAAQSPLIRRDMPFPMGSVEASHPVLKPRRRLTMKDIGTPEAWRVMMSLKSGLLAESTWALDTINILLYDDGSISTFDLNTLPGLLELVVEYFRRCLIEIFGILREYEVGDPGQRTLLDPDALKELVDGIEEEEPHAEDINLEDDEDEDEEEQDGERPPHIKQEDEHRECSESRGGDEDRPCKGSSSDQTDSLPSSAQDRPKQGSKFDKFPIKVVRKRDPFVSAQTNHHGRLQEFDSGLLHWSAGGGDSTEHIQTHFEPRKDFLDRRQRKPVPQSVLKRRIREEFLDYSLPTEEDKKNEDKDGSKESSSSGKAAVSEDSPALTNEEETKSEAKTAEQSHQENNRTVLSVVGVLTHQVNAILEDEPHSKDEGPLVSLANWQDSLARRCVCISNIIRSLSFVPGNDHEMSKHPGLLLLLGRLILLHHRHPERKQAPLTYEKDEDTEEGTGQRDEWWWDCLELLRENTLVTLANISGQLDLSVYPESICLPLLDGLLHWAVCPSAEAQDPFPTLGPHSALSPQRLVLETLSKLSIQDNNVDLILATPPFARLEKLYGNLVRLVGERKVAVCREMAVVLLANLAQGDAMAARAIAVQKGSVGNLLGFLEDSLAATQFQQSQSSFVHLQGMHFEPTSPDMMRRAARALHALAKVDENHSEFTLHESRLLDLSVSPLMNSLVSHVICDVLFLIGQS, encoded by the exons ATGGCCGCTCAGGTCGCCAGCGCCGCCACTCTGAACACAAGCCCGCCTTCCGAGCTCAAAAAGCCGGATCGAGAGCCCAAGGAGGACACGGTACCGGGGGAGAAGCAGTCCGAGAAAAAGCAGCCCGGGTTGGAAGGCGAATCGCCGGGCCGGGGGGATCTGCAGGACGGCGCCGACGCTGGAAatgcaggaggaggaggggagccTGAGATGAAGAACGGGAATGGGAACCCGCCCAGAGCTAACAATAATAACCAGAATGACACCGTTGGACCGGAGGGAAACAATCACCCGGGTATGGTGCACCACCACAACCCCGCTTTCCCTCCACCGTCGTACGGATACAGTCAGCACTACGGTCGGGCCCCTTTTCATCAACATGGCGGACAACAAAGCCCTGGCATGGCAGCTGCTGCGGGTCCGGCCGTTCAGTCCGGCAACATCATGGACCCTTACCAACCCAATTCGCATGACTTTTCGAACCACCAGTTTAACAATTACAGCCCGTTCCCCAACAGGACTCCGTACCCGGGCCAGGCGTACGCTATGAACTCGCCTCGCAGTAGCCAAGCGCCGACAGCTGGGGGGCAGCCAGCTAAGCAGCAAACACCATCGGGAGGACCCACAGCCATGGCTGGATCTTACAATAACCAGAGATATAACATCGGAAACCCGCAGCCTACATCCACGCCGACGCTCAATAAGCTCCTGACGTCCCCGAGCTCCACACGGGCTTATTCCAGCTACCCGTCTAGTGACTACACTAGCCAGGAGGGAGCTAGCAAGGGAGCAGCAGACATGGGCGCTAGCGGTCAGTATGGAGGCAGCAATCCGGCTTGGCAACAAAGAAGCCATCACCCGTCGCCTATGAGCCCGGGAAGCGCCGGGCAGCAGCTAGCTAGAAGCCAG CCGCCTGGCTCCATGGACCCAATGGCGAAAATGAGAGGGCAACCATACGGCGCCAGTAGCCCCTACAGTCAGCAGTCACAGCAAGGACCTCCCACAGGGCAGCAGGGCCCTGGATACCCTGGCCAGGGTTATGGCCCCCCAGGTCCTCAACGATACCCAGTTGGCATGCAAGGACGAACTCCTGGAGGCATGGGCGGCATGCCTTATGCTCCACAG ATGGGGTCTTATGTACAGCAGGGACCAGGAGGATATGCCTCACAGGGCCAGGGCCCATATTATGGTCAACCCGGTCAGGGTCCCCACCCAAGCCAGCATCAAACCCCCTACTCTCAGCCCCAGCCTGGACAACCAGGAGGTCAAGCGCCTTACCCGGGGCAACCCCACCAGCCGCCGCCGTCGGCGCCACACACCCAAGGAGGATCCCCTTATCAGCAGCCTCATATCCCCCCACAATCCCAGGTTCCGCCTCAAGGCCCCGCGCAGTCCCAGCCGCCGTATTCCCAAACGTCGGCCCCGCCGGCCGGCCAGTCTCCGTACCAGCAGCAGGGGCAAGGCGGTCAGGCGCCCCAGCAGCCGAGTTCGCAGGCTCCGCCGGGATCACAGGGACAGACCAACTACCCGGCGTCCGCGCAGCCGCCTCAGCAGCCCCCctcgcagcagcagcaacagtcaCAGACACCCCAGCACTCGCAGGGCCAGTCTGGAGCATACCCGCAGAACCCTCAGCAGCAGCAAGCACATCAGTCACCTTATCAACGCTTTCCTCCTGCGCAGCAGCAG gagcttCCCCAAGACTCATTTCAGTCCAGTGCTCCACCATCTTCGCAGCAAAAAGGTGCTCCAGAGGACAGTCAGGGTCGTCCCTCCAGCCTTCCG GACCTGTCGGGGTCCATTGACGACCTGCCTACTGGTACAGACGGTGCCCTGAGTCCCGGAGTCAGCACGCCGGGTGTTTCGAGCAGTCAGGGCGAGCAGAGCAACCCGGCTCAATCGCCCTTCTCACCTCACACGTCTCCCCACGTGCCGGGCATCCGAGGACCTTCGCCTTCCCCGGCCGGTTCCCCGGCCAGCGCCAGTACTCCTCGTGCTGGACCGCTGTCACCTGCCAACATGCCAG GCAACCAGATGCCTCCAAGACCATCAAGCGTGCAGTCAGATGGTAGCCTTCACCCTGCCATGAGCCAGTCTCCTCTGGCTCCGGACCGAG GGTTTGTGCAGAGAAACCCTCAGATGCCCCCTTATGGTTCCCCACAGTCAGCTTCTGCGTTGTCACCACGCCAGTCCTCAGGGGGACAAATGCATCCTGGGATGGGTCCATATCAACAAAATAACTCCATGAGTGGATATGGACAACAAGGGGGACAATATGGGCCCCAGG GTTATCCTCGCCAACCTGGCTATGGGAACATGCCCAATGCCAATTACCCTGGGACGGGCATGGGTCCAATGTCAGGTCAAGGTGGGGGACAATCGTATACCGGCATGCCCCCAGGAAGGATGCCCCCAAATCAAATGGGAGCGCGTCCTTATGGCCCCGGCATGGGTCCCAACATGGGCCCTAACATGGGCAACATGCCATCCCAGGTTAGCTCAGCTATGTGCCCCCCTCCTGGCATGAACAGAAAACCCCAGGATCCTGCAGCCATGCAACACCCCGCCTCGAACTCGTTACACAACAG GATGTCTGGTTATCCTAACATGCCTCCAGGCATGATGGGCTCTGGCCCACCTTATGGTCCTCCTATGAACAACATGCCCGGAATGATGAACACCCAAGGTGGATCCCCCTACCCCATGGGGCCAAACATGGCCAACAACTCGAGTG GTATGGCTCCCAGTCCAGAGatgaacaataaaatgaataacaaaGTAGATGGAAGTGGAACGCCCAAGCCAGAATCCAAATCAAAG AAATCAAATTCCTCAACGACGACCAATGAAGCTATAACGCGTCTATATGAGTTGGGACCAGAACCCGAAAGAAAGATGTGGGTGGATCGTTATTTGTCTTTCATTGAGGAGAAGGCTATGGGCATGACCAACCTGCCTGCCGTGGGACGCAAACCCCTTGACCTCTTCCGGCTGTATATATCGGTAAAAGAAATCGGAGGCATGGCACAG GTGAATAAAAACAAGAAATGGCGAGATTTAGCCACATCCTTGAACGTGGGTACATCCAGCAGTGCTGCCAGCTCGCTGAAAAAACAGTACATCCAGTGTTTGTACGCCTTTGAGTGTAAAATCGAGCGTGGCGAAGACCCTCCTCCTGAGATTTTTACGGATAACAAGAAGAACCAAACGGCAAAGGTCCAGCCCCCTTCGCCAG CTGGGTCGGGTTCTCTGCAGGGCCCTCAGACCCCCCAGTCGACCAGCAGCTCCATGGCTGAGGGCGGAGATTTGAAACCTCCAACCCCAGCCTCCACTCCTCATAGCCAGATGCCCCCATTGCCGCCTGGTTCCAG AAGCAGTGTTAACGTCCAGGACCCCTTTTCTGAAGGAAGCGACCCTGCTTACCCACGTAAAAACTTGACACCCAACTCTGCCTATCAGTCTGGCATGAGCACCCCAGACATGCAAGGGCGCATGGGCCCCTACGAACCCAACAAGGACCCTTTTAGCAACATGAGGAAAG TCGGGGAGCAGTTTCTTCCTGCTAACCAGGGCCCGAACAGCGGGGTGGGCGACCAGCAGCAGACACCgccacaacagcagcagcagcagcagccgcagCAGCCACCATTCAACCGAGGACCACCCGGGGCCATGGGCACGATGCCAATGGGGCCTAGACAACAGTATCCTTATGGACCAGGCTATGATAGGAG ATCTGAGCCAGGAATGGGTCCAGAAGGCAACATGGGATCTGGTGCTCCTCAGCCAAACTCTATGATGCCTGCCAATGCCGACACTGGGATGTATTCGCCAAATCGCTTCCCACCACAGCAACCCCG ACATGATTCCTATGGTAATCAGTATCCTGGACAGGGAACGCCCCCTACTGGCTCCTACCCTAATCAGCAGTCTGGAATGTACCCACATCAACAGCAG GGCTATAAGCGTCCTGTGGAAGGAGGCTACCCTCCTTCAAAACGTCACGAGTCCGAGTACAGCGGGCCTTTCCCAGGGGGGCAACCACCCCCACAGCAACAACAGCAAGGCGGCGTCCCGGCACCCTCTTCGGGACAGCAAGAGCCGTACAATCAATACAGTGGCAGCGGACCTTACCCGGGCTCTGACCGCCGTCCCCCTGGCCCGGGCAATCAGTTTCCATTTCCCTTCGGCCGTGAACGGATGCAGGGAGCCACCGGGCCCAATTCTCAGCCCGCCATGCCCCCTCAGATGATGCAGTCAGGCCCAGAAGGCCCTCAAGGGGGCATTTGGCAGGGGCCGCGAGATATGAACTATCAGAACTACCATGGCAGGCAAGGCGGTCCCGGGGGCCCGCCCCAGGGTCCGGGGTACCCTGGCATGAACCGCTCTGAAGAGATGATGTCGTCAGAACAGCGCATGAACCACGACGGCCAGTGGGGCGGTCAGATGGGCCCACGGCAGCCGCCCTATGGCCCTGCGGGGCCGGGTCAACCCATGCCTCGTTCTGTGCAGTCCAACTACCAGCCCCCCCAGGGCGTGCAGAACCACATTCCACAAGTATCCAGCCCAGCCTCCATGCCCCGCCCTATGGAGAGTAGGACATCGCCAAGTAAATCCCCCTACATGCACGGAGTGATGAAAATGCAGAAGGCCGGCCCTCCTGTGCCTGCCTCACATATAGTGCCCTCTGCAGCGCAGTCACCTTTAATAAGACGAGACATGCCTTTCCCCATGGGCTCTGTCGAAGCTTCCCATCCTGTTCTGAAACCTCGCCGCAGACTCACCATGAAAGATATCG GAACCCCAGAAGCCTGGAGAGTCATGATGTCATTAAAGTCTGGTCTATTAGCTGAAAGCACCTGGGCTTTAGATACAATCAACATTCTTCTCTATGACGATGGCAGTATTTCTACATTTGATCTCAATACG TTGCCTGGCCTGCTCGAGTTGGTGGTGGAGTATTTCAGACGTTGCCTCATTGAGATCTTTGGCATTCTGAGGGAATACGAGGTGGGGGACCCCGGCCAGAGGACGCTGCTTGATCCTGATGCCTTGAAAGAACTGGTGGATGGCATAGAAGAAGAGGAACCACATGCAGAAGACATCAATCTGGAGGATGACGAGgacgaggatgaggaggaaCAAGACGGCGAAAGGCCACCTCATATAAAACAGGAGGACGAGCACAGGGAATGTTCCGAGTCACGAGGAGGGGACGAGGACAGACCATGCAAGGGATCTTCATCCGACCAAACTGACTCATTGCCGTCTTCGGCCCAGGACAGACCCAAGCAGGGCAGCAAGTTTGATAAGTTTCCTATCAAGGTGGTACGAAAGAGAGATCCGTTTGTTTCTGCGCAGACCAACCATCACGGCAGACTGCAGGAGTTTGACAGTGGACTGCTCCACTGGAGTGCCGGGGGAGGAGACTCAACGGAGCACATTCAGACCCACTTCGAACCCCGCAAAGACTTCTTGGACCGCCGACAGCGAAAACCCGTGCCCCAAAGTGTGCTGAAAAGGCGAATCCGTGAAGAATTCCTTGATTATAGCTTGCCAACAGAGGAGGACAAAAAGAATGAGGATAAAGATGGGTCCAAGGAGTCATCCTCCTCAGGGAAAGCCGCCGTCTCGGAGGACAGCCCCGCCCTCACTAACGAGGAGGAGACCAAATCGGAGGCCAAAACGGCTGAGCAAAGTCACCAAGAGAACAACAGAACCGTTCTGTCTGTCGTCGGCGTTTTAACACATCAGGTCAATGCCATCCTGGAGGATGAGCCTCACAGCAAAGATGAGGGGCCGCTCGTCTCGCTCGCGAACTGGCAGGATTCATTAGCCCGCCGCTGCGTTTGCATCTCCAATATCATCCGCAGCCTCTCTTTTGTTCCGGGAAATGACCACGAGATGTCCAAACATCCggggctgctgctgctactgggGCGCCTCATACTGCTTCACCACCGGCACCCCGAACGCAAACAGGCGCCGCTCACCTACGAGAAAGACGAGGACACAGAAGAGGGGACGGGCCAGAGGGACGAATGGTGGTGGGACTGCTTGGAGCTCCTGAGGGAAAACACGCTGGTCACTTTGGCGAACATCTCCGGACAGCTCGACTTGTCCGTCTACCCCGAGAGCATCTGCCTGCCCCTGCTGGATGGCCTTCTCCACTGGGCGGTCTGCCCTTCGGCGGAAGCCCAGGACCCCTTCCCCACCTTGGGTCCGCACAGCGCTTTGTCCCCGCAGAGACTGGTCCTGGAGACGCTGAGCAAGCTAAGCATCCAAGACAACAACGTGGACCTCATCCTGGCCACACCGCCGTTCGCCCGATTGGAGAAGCTCTACGGGAATCTGGTGCGGCTGGTCGGGGAGCGGAAGGTGGCCGTCTGCAGGGAGATGGCGGTGGTCCTGCTGGCCAACCTGGCCCAGGGCGACGCCATGGCAGCCCGGGCCATCGCCGTCCAGAAAGGCAGTGTGGGCAACTTGCTGGGCTTCCTGGAGGATAGTCTGGCGGCCACCCAGTTCCAGCAGAGCCAGAGTTCTTTTGTGCACCTGCAGGGGATGCACTTCGAGCCCACCAGCCCGGACATGATGAGGCGGGCTGCCAGGGCGCTGCATGCGTTAGCCAAGGTGGATGAGAACCACTCGGAGTTCACACTACACGAGTCCCGGCTCCTTGACCTTTCCGTGTCTCCCCTCATGAACTCGCTGGTCTCTCATGTTATCTGTGATGTACTCTTTTTGATTGGCCAGTCCTGA